From Anopheles darlingi chromosome 2, idAnoDarlMG_H_01, whole genome shotgun sequence, the proteins below share one genomic window:
- the LOC125950222 gene encoding uncharacterized protein LOC125950222 yields MSEDENWSVSCVETNDWMPSPEELDAAYSAMENGSYTLELNWKNPGRRAPSPVKKDEPKKNEAAEKESSSKNKEFDFMDDVAPAQMRVRGQNSGPKGSAKKKTTNFAGVLDQMKKHGRLTQPKDSSGS; encoded by the exons ATGTCGGAGGATGAAAACTGGTCGGTAAGCTGTGTGGAAACCAACGATTGGATGCCGTCGCCCGAAGAACTGGATGCCGCCTATTCCGCGATGGAAAACGGAAGTTACACGCTCGAGCTGAACTGGAAAAATCCCGGCCGGCGCGCTCCGTCTCCCGTAAAAAAGGACGAACCGAAAAAGAACGAAGCTGCGGAAAAAGAATC GTCTTCCAAAAATAAGGAATTCGATTTCATGGACGATGTCGCGCCGGCACAGATGCGAGTCCGCGGTCAAAATAGTGGCCCGAAAGGATCGgccaagaagaagacgacCAACTTTGCCGGAGTACTGGATCAGATGAAGAAACACGGTCGACTCACGCAACCGAAGGACAGTTCCGGGTCGTAG
- the LOC125950199 gene encoding band 7 protein AGAP004871-like isoform X1 translates to MNRASTGYSMDWTDRTVAIEDQQSVDGLQFRPDQRHQDQQPAHQQQHLLQQPLQQPLLQPLQQVHLPYIPHSSPPSQHHGQHVPPTLAIPIADALRHRTAEADSIGCVEVLATVCSIVLMVLTLPISLFLCFKVVQEYERAVIFRLGRLRSGGARGPGVFFVLPCIDNYCKVDLRTVSFDVPPQEVLTRDSVTVSVDAVVYYRIRDPLNAVVQVANYSHSTRLLAATTLRNVLGTRNLSELLTEREAISHSMQVTLDEATDPWGVQVERVEIKDVSLPDSLQRSMAAEAEAAREARAKVIAAEGEMKSSRALKEASDIMCESPAALQLRYLQTLSSIAGEKNSTIVFPLPIELIGPLMNFTSSLGVARTQGPVPPPPPTMVPSSSTSTSSPQADPGHQAQIE, encoded by the exons ATGAACCGTGCATCGACCGGCTACTCGATGGATTGGACGGACAGAACGGTGGCGATCGAGGATCAGCAGAGTGTCGATGGGTTGCAGTTTCGTCCGGACCAGCGGCACCAGGATCAGCAACCggcccatcagcagcaacacctactgcagcagccactgcagcaaccgttgctgcaaccgttgcaacaagtACACCTACCCTACATACCGCATTCGTCACCGCCAAGCCAACATCATGGGCAGCATGTTCCACCGACACTCGCCATACCGATTGCCGATGCATTGCGCCATCGAACCG CCGAGGCCGATTCGATAGGATGCGTGGAGGTGTTGGCCACCGTCTGCTCGATCGTGCTGATGGTCCTGACCCTGCCGATATCCTTGTTCCTGTGCTTCAAGGTCGTGCAGGAGTACGAACGTGCCGTCATCTTCCGGCTCGGTcgtctccggtccggtggtgccCGTGGTCCCGGTGTCTTCTTCGTGCTGCCCTGCATCGACAACTACTGTAAGGTGGACCTGCGGACGGTTTCGTTCGATGTGCCCCCGCAAGAGGTCCTAACGCGCGATTCCGTTACCGTGTCCGTCGATGCCGTCGTTTACTATCGGATCCGGGACCCACTGAATGCCGTCGTACAGGTGGCCAACTATAGCCACTCGACCCGGCTGCTGGCGGCCACGACACTCCGGAATGTGCTCGGTACCCGGAACCTTTCGGAGCTGCTGACCGAGCGGGAGGCGATTTCGCATTCGATGCAAGTGACGCTCGATGAGGCGACCGATCCGTGGGGTGTTCAGGTGGAGCGTGTTGAGAT TAAGGACGTTTCGTTGCCGGACTCGCTGCAACGCTCGATGGCGGCCGAAGCGGAAGCGGCCCGTGAAGCGCGCGCCAAGGTGATTGCGGCCGAGGGTGAGATGAAGTCATCGCGTGCCCTCAAGGAAGCGTCCGACATTATGTGCGAGAGTCCGGCCGCCCTGCAGCTCCGCTACCTCCAGACGCTCAGTAGCATCGCGGGTGAAAAGAACTCGACGATCGTGTTCCCGTTGCCGATCGAGTTGATCGGTCCGTTGATGAACTTTACTTCGTCGCTCGGCGTTGCAAGGACCCAGGGaccggtgccaccaccaccaccgacgatggtACCGTCTTCCTCGACGAGCACCTCCTCACCGCAGGCCGATCCCGGGCATCAGGCGCAGATTGAGTAG
- the LOC125950199 gene encoding band 7 protein AGAP004871-like isoform X2 has protein sequence MAGTSNNTPSSSSRPIMIDERQRSGSEADSIGCVEVLATVCSIVLMVLTLPISLFLCFKVVQEYERAVIFRLGRLRSGGARGPGVFFVLPCIDNYCKVDLRTVSFDVPPQEVLTRDSVTVSVDAVVYYRIRDPLNAVVQVANYSHSTRLLAATTLRNVLGTRNLSELLTEREAISHSMQVTLDEATDPWGVQVERVEIKDVSLPDSLQRSMAAEAEAAREARAKVIAAEGEMKSSRALKEASDIMCESPAALQLRYLQTLSSIAGEKNSTIVFPLPIELIGPLMNFTSSLGVARTQGPVPPPPPTMVPSSSTSTSSPQADPGHQAQIE, from the exons ATGGCCGGTACATCGAATAATacaccttcttcctcctctcggCCGATCATGATCGATGAGAGGCAACGATCGGGCT CCGAGGCCGATTCGATAGGATGCGTGGAGGTGTTGGCCACCGTCTGCTCGATCGTGCTGATGGTCCTGACCCTGCCGATATCCTTGTTCCTGTGCTTCAAGGTCGTGCAGGAGTACGAACGTGCCGTCATCTTCCGGCTCGGTcgtctccggtccggtggtgccCGTGGTCCCGGTGTCTTCTTCGTGCTGCCCTGCATCGACAACTACTGTAAGGTGGACCTGCGGACGGTTTCGTTCGATGTGCCCCCGCAAGAGGTCCTAACGCGCGATTCCGTTACCGTGTCCGTCGATGCCGTCGTTTACTATCGGATCCGGGACCCACTGAATGCCGTCGTACAGGTGGCCAACTATAGCCACTCGACCCGGCTGCTGGCGGCCACGACACTCCGGAATGTGCTCGGTACCCGGAACCTTTCGGAGCTGCTGACCGAGCGGGAGGCGATTTCGCATTCGATGCAAGTGACGCTCGATGAGGCGACCGATCCGTGGGGTGTTCAGGTGGAGCGTGTTGAGAT TAAGGACGTTTCGTTGCCGGACTCGCTGCAACGCTCGATGGCGGCCGAAGCGGAAGCGGCCCGTGAAGCGCGCGCCAAGGTGATTGCGGCCGAGGGTGAGATGAAGTCATCGCGTGCCCTCAAGGAAGCGTCCGACATTATGTGCGAGAGTCCGGCCGCCCTGCAGCTCCGCTACCTCCAGACGCTCAGTAGCATCGCGGGTGAAAAGAACTCGACGATCGTGTTCCCGTTGCCGATCGAGTTGATCGGTCCGTTGATGAACTTTACTTCGTCGCTCGGCGTTGCAAGGACCCAGGGaccggtgccaccaccaccaccgacgatggtACCGTCTTCCTCGACGAGCACCTCCTCACCGCAGGCCGATCCCGGGCATCAGGCGCAGATTGAGTAG
- the LOC125950199 gene encoding band 7 protein AGAP004871-like isoform X3, translating to MDTDCLSTESGGCECYVNVPEADSIGCVEVLATVCSIVLMVLTLPISLFLCFKVVQEYERAVIFRLGRLRSGGARGPGVFFVLPCIDNYCKVDLRTVSFDVPPQEVLTRDSVTVSVDAVVYYRIRDPLNAVVQVANYSHSTRLLAATTLRNVLGTRNLSELLTEREAISHSMQVTLDEATDPWGVQVERVEIKDVSLPDSLQRSMAAEAEAAREARAKVIAAEGEMKSSRALKEASDIMCESPAALQLRYLQTLSSIAGEKNSTIVFPLPIELIGPLMNFTSSLGVARTQGPVPPPPPTMVPSSSTSTSSPQADPGHQAQIE from the exons ATGGACACCGATTGCCTGAGCACCGAGTCCGGTGGTTGCGAATGCTACGTCAATGTCC CCGAGGCCGATTCGATAGGATGCGTGGAGGTGTTGGCCACCGTCTGCTCGATCGTGCTGATGGTCCTGACCCTGCCGATATCCTTGTTCCTGTGCTTCAAGGTCGTGCAGGAGTACGAACGTGCCGTCATCTTCCGGCTCGGTcgtctccggtccggtggtgccCGTGGTCCCGGTGTCTTCTTCGTGCTGCCCTGCATCGACAACTACTGTAAGGTGGACCTGCGGACGGTTTCGTTCGATGTGCCCCCGCAAGAGGTCCTAACGCGCGATTCCGTTACCGTGTCCGTCGATGCCGTCGTTTACTATCGGATCCGGGACCCACTGAATGCCGTCGTACAGGTGGCCAACTATAGCCACTCGACCCGGCTGCTGGCGGCCACGACACTCCGGAATGTGCTCGGTACCCGGAACCTTTCGGAGCTGCTGACCGAGCGGGAGGCGATTTCGCATTCGATGCAAGTGACGCTCGATGAGGCGACCGATCCGTGGGGTGTTCAGGTGGAGCGTGTTGAGAT TAAGGACGTTTCGTTGCCGGACTCGCTGCAACGCTCGATGGCGGCCGAAGCGGAAGCGGCCCGTGAAGCGCGCGCCAAGGTGATTGCGGCCGAGGGTGAGATGAAGTCATCGCGTGCCCTCAAGGAAGCGTCCGACATTATGTGCGAGAGTCCGGCCGCCCTGCAGCTCCGCTACCTCCAGACGCTCAGTAGCATCGCGGGTGAAAAGAACTCGACGATCGTGTTCCCGTTGCCGATCGAGTTGATCGGTCCGTTGATGAACTTTACTTCGTCGCTCGGCGTTGCAAGGACCCAGGGaccggtgccaccaccaccaccgacgatggtACCGTCTTCCTCGACGAGCACCTCCTCACCGCAGGCCGATCCCGGGCATCAGGCGCAGATTGAGTAG
- the LOC125950199 gene encoding band 7 protein AGAP004871-like isoform X4 — translation MKSKVHMKSYCGLTEADSIGCVEVLATVCSIVLMVLTLPISLFLCFKVVQEYERAVIFRLGRLRSGGARGPGVFFVLPCIDNYCKVDLRTVSFDVPPQEVLTRDSVTVSVDAVVYYRIRDPLNAVVQVANYSHSTRLLAATTLRNVLGTRNLSELLTEREAISHSMQVTLDEATDPWGVQVERVEIKDVSLPDSLQRSMAAEAEAAREARAKVIAAEGEMKSSRALKEASDIMCESPAALQLRYLQTLSSIAGEKNSTIVFPLPIELIGPLMNFTSSLGVARTQGPVPPPPPTMVPSSSTSTSSPQADPGHQAQIE, via the exons atgAAATCCAAAGTGCATATGAAGTCGTACTGTGGCTTAA CCGAGGCCGATTCGATAGGATGCGTGGAGGTGTTGGCCACCGTCTGCTCGATCGTGCTGATGGTCCTGACCCTGCCGATATCCTTGTTCCTGTGCTTCAAGGTCGTGCAGGAGTACGAACGTGCCGTCATCTTCCGGCTCGGTcgtctccggtccggtggtgccCGTGGTCCCGGTGTCTTCTTCGTGCTGCCCTGCATCGACAACTACTGTAAGGTGGACCTGCGGACGGTTTCGTTCGATGTGCCCCCGCAAGAGGTCCTAACGCGCGATTCCGTTACCGTGTCCGTCGATGCCGTCGTTTACTATCGGATCCGGGACCCACTGAATGCCGTCGTACAGGTGGCCAACTATAGCCACTCGACCCGGCTGCTGGCGGCCACGACACTCCGGAATGTGCTCGGTACCCGGAACCTTTCGGAGCTGCTGACCGAGCGGGAGGCGATTTCGCATTCGATGCAAGTGACGCTCGATGAGGCGACCGATCCGTGGGGTGTTCAGGTGGAGCGTGTTGAGAT TAAGGACGTTTCGTTGCCGGACTCGCTGCAACGCTCGATGGCGGCCGAAGCGGAAGCGGCCCGTGAAGCGCGCGCCAAGGTGATTGCGGCCGAGGGTGAGATGAAGTCATCGCGTGCCCTCAAGGAAGCGTCCGACATTATGTGCGAGAGTCCGGCCGCCCTGCAGCTCCGCTACCTCCAGACGCTCAGTAGCATCGCGGGTGAAAAGAACTCGACGATCGTGTTCCCGTTGCCGATCGAGTTGATCGGTCCGTTGATGAACTTTACTTCGTCGCTCGGCGTTGCAAGGACCCAGGGaccggtgccaccaccaccaccgacgatggtACCGTCTTCCTCGACGAGCACCTCCTCACCGCAGGCCGATCCCGGGCATCAGGCGCAGATTGAGTAG
- the LOC125950199 gene encoding band 7 protein AGAP004871-like isoform X5, with product MVLTLPISLFLCFKVVQEYERAVIFRLGRLRSGGARGPGVFFVLPCIDNYCKVDLRTVSFDVPPQEVLTRDSVTVSVDAVVYYRIRDPLNAVVQVANYSHSTRLLAATTLRNVLGTRNLSELLTEREAISHSMQVTLDEATDPWGVQVERVEIKDVSLPDSLQRSMAAEAEAAREARAKVIAAEGEMKSSRALKEASDIMCESPAALQLRYLQTLSSIAGEKNSTIVFPLPIELIGPLMNFTSSLGVARTQGPVPPPPPTMVPSSSTSTSSPQADPGHQAQIE from the exons ATGGTCCTGACCCTGCCGATATCCTTGTTCCTGTGCTTCAAGGTCGTGCAGGAGTACGAACGTGCCGTCATCTTCCGGCTCGGTcgtctccggtccggtggtgccCGTGGTCCCGGTGTCTTCTTCGTGCTGCCCTGCATCGACAACTACTGTAAGGTGGACCTGCGGACGGTTTCGTTCGATGTGCCCCCGCAAGAGGTCCTAACGCGCGATTCCGTTACCGTGTCCGTCGATGCCGTCGTTTACTATCGGATCCGGGACCCACTGAATGCCGTCGTACAGGTGGCCAACTATAGCCACTCGACCCGGCTGCTGGCGGCCACGACACTCCGGAATGTGCTCGGTACCCGGAACCTTTCGGAGCTGCTGACCGAGCGGGAGGCGATTTCGCATTCGATGCAAGTGACGCTCGATGAGGCGACCGATCCGTGGGGTGTTCAGGTGGAGCGTGTTGAGAT TAAGGACGTTTCGTTGCCGGACTCGCTGCAACGCTCGATGGCGGCCGAAGCGGAAGCGGCCCGTGAAGCGCGCGCCAAGGTGATTGCGGCCGAGGGTGAGATGAAGTCATCGCGTGCCCTCAAGGAAGCGTCCGACATTATGTGCGAGAGTCCGGCCGCCCTGCAGCTCCGCTACCTCCAGACGCTCAGTAGCATCGCGGGTGAAAAGAACTCGACGATCGTGTTCCCGTTGCCGATCGAGTTGATCGGTCCGTTGATGAACTTTACTTCGTCGCTCGGCGTTGCAAGGACCCAGGGaccggtgccaccaccaccaccgacgatggtACCGTCTTCCTCGACGAGCACCTCCTCACCGCAGGCCGATCCCGGGCATCAGGCGCAGATTGAGTAG
- the LOC125952224 gene encoding uncharacterized protein LOC125952224 has translation MPLAVAEGAFCEPLSVGAAMETPGKKRKRNAETNPFLNFTDQTFSIPSSTPKHSRQIDGSAFENPSFRAGNKENYNIFSDSCMEVKSIADLAAGNRIGVVAAAGELNPFEVVRKPPKKKKKNHESGLEESCFENPCLNLAAADKKPVNPFEVVRDGEEFKRQEAEEMSRCFVNSALNIRNADNAQPYNPFEIVRSKEQAPAPRPPECQRPVPDLAGIENPALEVPTYAIAVPFTPSLKHRINFQELPAGALTPCHLMASMAVCSPIHGRQLKEVLALAEQETPKRNVTITLSKRRSLSVISEESDIGEKLDCYQLELENSMNEAKAKRQQAVGEGAAPLFTYSGTGHRRRSVRRSLIDMKHISNLSLKLRELEDEETDVRRLEEPDEEEEDKENKQPLPTTDSEPPNEQPDNQITFTITKETTVREEIRIDVSNPDVQFEEVDDFEDEEQDVELMHNPAPFQRAYRKKEPLAEQPRPSGDFKCPASVPEGGGKSHKVRDAIRRSFRRLIPRHQSATVSGEEKPNNKDGHDDHEEGHGHGHGLISSIRHSLRRRQPKAAASEPSDGTKKPSEASDESPLEMSIIAEQPRVVYRQPALNEYKPIAANPGAVGSTLRSSLRRSTKDIRKQMMKSVFRKQTTSGDLLAGDNAQHRGDGQLV, from the exons ATGCCGCTGGCCGTCGCGGAAGGTGCCTTCTGTGAACCGTTGTCCGTCGGTGCCGCGATGGAAACGCCCGGGAAAAAGCGCAAACGAAATGCGGAAACGAATCCGTTTTTGAATTTTACCGATCAAACGTTTAGCATTCCGTCCTCGACGCCGAAACATTCGCGCCAGATCGATGGCAGCGCGTTCGAGAATCCTTCGTTCCGGGCCGGGAACAAGGAGAACTACAACATCTTTTCCGACTCCTGCATGGAGGTGAAATCGATCGCGGATCTGGCGGCCGGTAATCGGATCGGCGTGGTGGCGGCCGCTGGCGAGCTGAACCCGTTCGAAGTCGTCCGAAAGCcaccgaaaaagaagaagaaaaaccacgAATCGGGACTCGAGGAGAGCTGCTTCGAGAATCCGTGCCTCAATTTGGCCGCGGCCGACAAGAAACCGGTCAATCCGTTCGAAGTGGTACGCGATGGCGAAGAATTTAAGCgacaggaggcggaggagatGAGCCGCTGCTTCGTTAACAGCGCTCTCAACATCCGGAACGCGGACAatgca caaccgtacaATCCGTTTGAGATCGTACGCTCGAAGGaacaagcaccagcaccgcggcCCCCGGAATGCCAACGGCCGGTTCCGGATCTAGCGGGCATCGAGAATCCAGCACTGGAGGTGCCGACTTATGCGATCGCCGTTCCCTTTACGCCATCGCTGAAACACCGCATCAACTTCCAGGAGTTACCGGCTGGCGCCCTCACACCATGCCATCTGATGGCAAGCATGGCCGTGTGCAGTCCCATTCATGGCCGGCAGCTTAAGGAGGTGCTGGCACTGGCGGAACAGGAAACACCGAAACGGAATGTGACGATTACGTTGTCCAAACGGCGATCGTTGTCGGTCATTAGCGAGGAGTCGGACATTGGCGAGAAGCTGGATTGCTATCAGCTCGAGCTGGAGAATAGTATGAACGAAGCGAAGGCCAAAAGACAGCAGGCGGTCGGtgaaggagcagcaccacTCTTCACCTACAGTGGCACCGGCCATCGGCGTCGTTCCGTACGCCGGAGTCTGATCGATATGAAGCACATTAGCAATCTTTCGCTCAAGTTGCGCGAACTGGAGGACGAAGAGACGGATGTGCGGCGCCTGGAGGAAccggatgaagaggaagaagataaGGAAAACAAGcaaccgctg CCAACGACGGACAGCGAGCCACCGAACGAACAACCAGACAACCAAATCACTTTCACGATTACCAAAGAGACGACGGTGCGCGAGGAGATCCGCATCGATGTGTCCAATCCGGACGTGCAGTTCGAGGAGGTGGACGACTttgaggatgaggagcaggACGTGGAGCTGATGCACAATCCGGCACCATTCCAGCGTGCCTATCGCAAGAAGGAACCGTTGGCCGAGCAACCGCGGCCGAGCGGTGACTTCAAATGTCCGGCCAGCGTACCGGAAGGTGGAGGGAAATCGCACAAAGTGCGCGATGCAATCCGTCGGAGCTTCCGCCGGTTGATACCACGGCATCAGTCGGCGACGGTTTCGGGCGAGGAGAAACCCAACAACAAGGATGGTCACGATGATCACGAGGAAGGCCACGGACATGGCCATGGACTGATATCGAGCATCCGGCACAGTCTGCGTCGTCGGCAACCGAAAGCAGCGGCCAGTGAGCCGTCGGATGGAACGAAGAAACCGTCGGAAGCGTCCGATGAATCACCACTCGAGATGTCCATTATAGCGGAGCAACCGAGGGTCGTCTACCGTCAGCCGGCACTGAACGAGTACAAACCGATTGCGGCCAACCCGGGAGCGGTCGGTTCCACTCTGCGGAGCAGCTTGCGTCGATCGACCAAGGACATCCGCAAGCAGATGATGAAGTCGGTCTTCCGCAAGCAGACCACTTCCGGCGATCTGCTGGCAGGCGACAATGCACAGCACCGCGGCGATGGTCAGCTCGTTTGA
- the LOC125950189 gene encoding phosphoenolpyruvate carboxykinase [GTP], with amino-acid sequence MPQLIEQYTPLPTTLGCSPKLKTLPKNLYNHLRGFPVVNGEVTQLSDKVRRFVEESAAMCQPDRIHIVDGSESECRTLLQTLHSQGTIKPLPKYDNCWLARTNPADVARVESKTFICTERPEQAIPTPKEGVTGSLGNWISNTDYDRAIMSRFPGCMKGRTMFVVPFSMGPIASPLSKIGIEITDSAYVVSSMRIMTRMGSEVLDKLADNSDFIRCLHSVGTPANGKIAVPSWPCDPERTIILHKPANNEIVSYGSGYGGNSLLGKKCFALRIGSTIAQREGWLAEHMLILGITDPNGVKKYIAAAFPSACGKTNLAMMNPTLPGYKIECVGDDIAWMKFDSKGQLRAINPENGFFGVAPGTSTETNPNAMETIYKNTIFTNVASTSDGGVYWEGMEKEVPADVEITDWLGNPWVLGESKTPAAHPNSRFCAPAGQCPIIDPAWEDSEGVPISAILFGGRRPQGVPLVYEANSWAHGVFVGSAMRSESTAAAEHKGKVIMNDPFAMRPFFGYNFGDYLKHWLSMEQRAEAAGGHAPKIFHVNWFRKDANGKFLWPGFGENCRVLEWILHRIDDAHCYRDTPIGRVPTEGALNLDGIDGPVNERELFSIPKDFWLREVDEVKQYYDNQLPHDLPKEIANELEQLKGRLEKM; translated from the exons ATGCCTCAGCTCATCGAACAGTACACACC GCTCCCGACCACCCTGGGATGCAGTCCGAAGTTGAAGACGCTACCGAAGAACCTGTACAACCATCTGCGCGGATTCCCGGTCGTCAATGGGGAGGTGACGCAGCTGTCGGACAAGGTGCGACGCTTCGTCGAGGAGTCGGCCGCCATGTgccaaccggaccggatccaCATCGTGGACGGTAGCGAGAGCGAGTGCCGGACGCTGCTGCAGACGCTGCACAGCCAGGGTACGATCAAGCCGCTGCCCAAGTACGACAACTGCTGGCTCGCACGCACCAATCCGGCCGATGTGGCACGCGTCGAATCGAAGACGTTCATCTGTACCGAACGGCCGGAACAGGCGATCCCGACACCGAAGGAAGGTGTCACCGGGTCGCTGGGCAACTGGATTTCGAACACGGACTATGACCGTGCGATCATGAGCCGATTCCCGGGGTGCATGAAGGGCCGCACCATGTTTGTGGTGCCGTTCTCGATGGGCCCGATCGCGTCGCCGCTGTCGAAGATCGGCATTGAGATCACGGACTCGGCGTACGTCGTGAGCTCGATGCGCATCATGACCCGGATGGGTTCGGAGGTGCTGGACAAGCTGGCTGACAATTCG GATTTTATCCGCTGTCTGCACTCGGTCGGTACACCGGCGAATGGAAAGATTGCTGTTCCGTCGTGGCCGTGCGATCCCGAGCGTACCATCATCCTGCACAAACCGGCCAACAACGAGATCGTCTCGTATGGTTCCGGTTACGGCGGGAACTCGCTGCTGGGCAAGAAGTGTTTCGCGTTGCGCATTGGCAGTACGATCGCCCAGCGTGAGGGATGGTTGGCGGAGCATATGCTCATCCTCGGCATCACCGATCCGAACGGTGTGAAGAAGTACATTGCGGCCGCCTTCCCGTCGGCTTGCGGCAAAACGAATCTCGCCATGATGAACCCAACGTTGCCCGGGTACAAGATCGagtgtgttggtgatgataTCGCCTGGATGAAGTTCGATTCCAAGGGCCAGCTGAGGGCGATCAATCCGGAGAATGGATTCTTCGGTGTAGCACCCGGTACCTCGACCGAGACGAACCCGAACGCCATGGAGACGATCTACAAGAACACGATCTTCACGAACGTTGCCTCGACCTCGGACGGTGGCGTGTACTGGGAGGGCATGGAGAAGGAGGTACCGGCCGATGTGGAGATCACGGATTGGTTGGGCAACCCGTGGGTGCTCGGTGAATCGAAGACCCCGGCCGCTCATCCCAACTCGCGGTTCTGCGCACCGGCTGGCCAGTGCCCGATCATCGATCCGGCCTGGGAAGACTCGGAAGGTGTTCCGATTTCGGCGATTCTGTTCGGTGGCCGCCGGCCCCAGGGTGTGCCGCTGGTGTATGAAGCGAACTCGTGGGCGCACGGTGTGTTCGTGGGATCGGCCATGCGCAGCGAAAGTACGGCCGCGGCCGAACACAAGGGCAAGGTCATCATGAACGATCCGTTCGCGATGCGTCCGTTCTTTGGCTACAACTTTGGCGACTATCTGAAGCACTGGCTGAGTATGGAGCAGCGTGCGGAGGCGGCCGGTGGCCACGCACCGAAGATCTTCCACGTTAACTGGTTCCGGAAGGATGCGAATGGCAAGTTCCTGTGGCCCGGATTCGGTGAGAACTGCCGGGTGCTCGAGTGGATCCTGCACCGTATTGATGATGCCCACTGCTACCGGGATACACCGATCGGTCGGGTGCCGACCGAGGGTGCCCTCAATCTGGACGGAATCGATGGACCGGTGAACGAACGGGAGCTGTTCTCCATTCCGAAGGACTTTTGGCTGCGGGAGGTCGACGAGGTGAAGCAGTACTATGACAACCAGTTGCCGCACGATCTGCCCAAGGAGATCGCCAATGAGCTGGAGCAGCTCAAGGGCCGCCTCGAGAAGatgtaa